In Procambarus clarkii isolate CNS0578487 chromosome 30, FALCON_Pclarkii_2.0, whole genome shotgun sequence, the DNA window ggcaggttgaggtgtggtggtggcaggtcaaAGTGTGGTGATTAACAGGTcgcggtgtggtggtggcaggttgaAGTGTATGGCTGGCAGGTCGAGGTGTAGTGGTGGCAGGTCAAAGTGTGGTGATTAACAGGTcgcggtgtggtggtggcaggttgaAGTGTGTGGTTGGCAggtcgaggtgtggtggtggcaggtcgaGGTGTGGGAATAGCAGGTCGAGGTGTGGTGGCGGCAGGTCGAGGTGTGGGAATGGCAGGTCAAGGTGTGGGAATAGCAGGTCGAGGTGTGGTGATGGCAGgtcgtagtgtggtggtgacaggtcgaggtgtggtggtgacaggacacggtgtggtggtggcaggtcgaGGTGTGGGAATAGCAGgtcgaggtgtggtggtgacaggtcgaggtgtggtggtagcaggtcgaggtgtggtggtggcaggtcgaggtgtggtggtagcaggtcgaggtgtggtagtggcaggtcgaggtgtggtggtggcaggacgCGGTGTGGTGGGGACAGGTCGAGGTATGGAAAAGGCAGGTCGCGGTATGGTGGTGGCAggtcgaggtgtggtggtggcaggtcgcGGTTTGATGGTGGCAggtcgaggtgtggtggtggcaggtcgaggtgtggtggtggcaggtcgaGGTGTGGGAATAGCAggtcgaggtgtggtggtggcaggtcgaGGAGTGGTGGTAGCAGGTCGAGGTGTGGGAATAGCAGGTCGAGGAGTGGTGGTAGCAGGTCGAGGTGTGGGAATAGCAggtcgaggtgtggtggtggctggtcaaGGTGTGTGAATGGCAGGTCAAGGTGCGGTGGTGGCAGGTCGAGGTGTGGTGATGGCAggtcgtggtgtggtggtggcaggtcgaggtgtggtggtggcaggtcgaGGTATGGTGATGGCAGgtcgtagtgtggtggtggcaggtcgaggtgtggtgatggcaggtcgtagtgtggtggtggcaggtcgtagtgtggtggtggcaggtcgaggtgtggtggtggcagaggtttcCGTCGTCTAGTTGATCACTTACTACCTGC includes these proteins:
- the LOC123765598 gene encoding isoniazid-induced protein IniB-like encodes the protein MVVAGRGVVVAGRGVVVAGRGEVVAGRGVVLAGRGVVVAGRGVVVAGRGVVVTGRGVVVAGRGVVVAGRGVVVAGRGLMVAGRGVVVAGRGVVVAGRGLMVAGRCVVVAGRGVVVAGRGVVVGGRSVVMAGRGVVVAGRGVVVAGRGVVVAGRGVVVAGRGVGIAGRGVVAAGRGVGMAGQGVGIAGRGVVMAGRSVVVTGRGVVVTGHGVVVAGRGVGIAGRGVVVTGRGVVVAGRGVVVAGRGVVVAGRGVVVAGRGVVVAGRGVVGTGRGMEKAGRGMVVAGRGVVVAGRGLMVAGRGVVVAGRGVVVAGRGVGIAGRGVVVAGRGVVVAGRGVGIAGRGVVVAGRGVGIAGRGVVVAGQGV